In Bacillota bacterium, the genomic window ATCGTGCTGGGAGGGCTCCTACCCGGCCTGGCCATGGGTCTACTCAACGGGCTGCTGGTCGCGCGTACCAACCTTCCGCCCTTTATCGTCACCCTCGGCGGTATGTCCGTTTACCGTGGCATCGCGCTCATCATCTCGGATGGGCGACCCATCTTCGGGTTGCCGCCGGAGTTCGGGAAGTACATCGCAGGCTACCTGGGCCCCGTACCGGTGCCGGTCATCGTTTCACTCGCCGTTGCGCTGGTGTTCCACGTCGTTCTGACACGGACCCGCTTTGGACGCAACGTCTACGCGATTGGCGGAAACACCACGGCAGCCTGGCTCTCAGGCGTCAACGTGCAGCGGCATCTCATACTGGTTTACAGTCTCGCAGGTTTGCTTGCTGGCTGTACGGGAGTGATCCTGACTGCCCGCCTGTACGCGGCAGAGCCGCTAGCCGGCATGGGGTTTGAGCTCCAGGCCATAGCGGCCACGGTGATCGGGGGCACGAGCTTCTTTGGCGGGGTTGGGACCGTGTTCGGGACCGTGATGGGCGCGCTGATCATGGGTGTCATCACGAATGCGCTCAACCTGCTCAACATTCAGACGTACTATCAACAGGTTGTTACCGGAGTAGTGATCATCGCCGCTGTGTTACTGAACCAATACATGTCGGGCAGGGGTATGAAGAAGTGAGCCTGTCTCCAACTCGCGTCGAATTCTCGGCGTCGCTCATGTGCTCCAGCTTCCGCCGGCTCGATGAAGAGGTCCAGGCCCTGAAGGAGGCAGGCATCGAGTACCTTCACCTCGACGTCATGGATGGGCGATTCGTACCAAACTATGGCCTCGGGGTCGACCTTGTTCGAGAGGTGCTGCGATTCAGCCCTCTTCCTGCAGAGGTGCATCTGATGGTGGAAAACCCGGAGCTGGGTTTACGCAGCTTCGCCGACATGGGTGTTCGGCGTATAATCTTTCATGTAGAGGCGACTCGGACGCCGATCCGGCTCGTCGAGCACGCCCGCGAGTTATATCCGGAGGTATTCGTCGCTATGAACCCGGCCACGCCCCTGAATGCGCTGGAGTACTGCCTGAACCTTCTGGACGGAGTCTGTCTGATGTCGGTCGAACCGGGCTTCGCTGGGCAGCGTTTCGTTCCCACCACTCCGCAGAAGCTCCGGGAGCTGCGTCGTCTCGCAGACCTGAGCCGGCCCGGGCTGCGAATCGAGGTCGACGGGCAGGTCAACGTAAAGACGGTGGCCTCCGTGGTTACAGCAGGTGCTAACCTTCTGGTGCTCGGTTCCTCGGGTCTATACAGCCATCCCCGGGGGTTCCGGGCTGCGGTCGAGGCCCTGAAGGAGGCCATGGCCGCATGATGGAGCACGACCGCGCCCCTTCCTTAGCTGCAGGTATCGATGTCGGCGCTACGAAAACGCTGGCCGTGGTCGTGACAAGACAGGGTGATATCGTTCGTCAGGTTCGGGTGAACTCGGACTTCGGCTCGGCGCGGGACCATGTAGGCGAGCGCTTGACTTCTCTGGTCGCCAGCTTGGTGATTTCTCCGGCTGAACTAGCCGGCATCGGCCTCGGGGCACCGGCCATCGTCGATCCTTCTACTGGCCAGATCCTTTCTTCGCCAAACCTTCGAGTGCTCGAAGGGCTGAGTGCAGATAAGCTGTTCGGCGGCGACATGGGGAAAGTGCCCATACTCATCGACAATGACGTGAACCTTGCAGCGCTGGGCGAGAGCTGGCTTGGCGCAGCTCGGGGGGCCCGGCACTTCGTATTCATCGCGGTGGGAACGGGCATTGGTACCGGACTGGTGCTGGACGGAAGACTCTACCACGGAACCGGGGGGGCCGGTGAAGGCGGGCATATGGTGCTGGTTCCCGACGGGCCCGAGTGCGGGTGCGGAAGCCGGGGATGCCTCGAAGCGATGGCTTCCGGGTCAGCAATTGCGCGCCGGTATCGGGAAGTCAGCGGCCAGACCGCCTCCGTATCTGACATCTTCTCGCTCTCCGCCGCTGGTGAGCCCGAGGCCAGGCAGGTCATAGAGGAGGCTGCCGCGTTCCTGGGCATCGGCGTCGCTAACTTCATCAACATCTTGGCCCCTGAGATGGTCGTGCTGGGTGGCGGGGTCATGATGAACCAGCATGCCGTGCTCATGCCTTTGGTGGAAGCCGCCATGCAGCGCCATGCTCGCAAGCCGCTCCTAGCGCGAACAGCAGTTGTCGTCTCCAAGCTGGGCGAGATGGCTTCAGCGGTCGGTGCCGCAGCCCTGGCTTGGCAACGTTGACTGTTCCGAAGGGGCGAGCGGCTTTGCCACC contains:
- a CDS encoding ribulose-phosphate 3-epimerase, with amino-acid sequence MSLSPTRVEFSASLMCSSFRRLDEEVQALKEAGIEYLHLDVMDGRFVPNYGLGVDLVREVLRFSPLPAEVHLMVENPELGLRSFADMGVRRIIFHVEATRTPIRLVEHARELYPEVFVAMNPATPLNALEYCLNLLDGVCLMSVEPGFAGQRFVPTTPQKLRELRRLADLSRPGLRIEVDGQVNVKTVASVVTAGANLLVLGSSGLYSHPRGFRAAVEALKEAMAA
- a CDS encoding allose ABC transporter, whose translation is MILALLMGLVGSMVPEYFFAPSNLVQILLQSSITIVIAVGQLLAILTAGIDLSVGSVVAVTGLLTAVMLVGGVNMAAAIVLGGLLPGLAMGLLNGLLVARTNLPPFIVTLGGMSVYRGIALIISDGRPIFGLPPEFGKYIAGYLGPVPVPVIVSLAVALVFHVVLTRTRFGRNVYAIGGNTTAAWLSGVNVQRHLILVYSLAGLLAGCTGVILTARLYAAEPLAGMGFELQAIAATVIGGTSFFGGVGTVFGTVMGALIMGVITNALNLLNIQTYYQQVVTGVVIIAAVLLNQYMSGRGMKK
- a CDS encoding ROK family protein, which produces MEHDRAPSLAAGIDVGATKTLAVVVTRQGDIVRQVRVNSDFGSARDHVGERLTSLVASLVISPAELAGIGLGAPAIVDPSTGQILSSPNLRVLEGLSADKLFGGDMGKVPILIDNDVNLAALGESWLGAARGARHFVFIAVGTGIGTGLVLDGRLYHGTGGAGEGGHMVLVPDGPECGCGSRGCLEAMASGSAIARRYREVSGQTASVSDIFSLSAAGEPEARQVIEEAAAFLGIGVANFINILAPEMVVLGGGVMMNQHAVLMPLVEAAMQRHARKPLLARTAVVVSKLGEMASAVGAAALAWQR